Proteins from a genomic interval of Trifolium pratense cultivar HEN17-A07 linkage group LG6, ARS_RC_1.1, whole genome shotgun sequence:
- the LOC123891846 gene encoding protein DETOXIFICATION 34-like, protein MEDRWCSMSDYCLDDAPFYCKACRRVNRLLNILSQPQIYFSLPFKIKQETAKIGTENEENTTGGSNSLSSVGTTPERTTSSKGGETPFIQENVSTNSTDTTELHHAPEGLVETNVGDYTKVNNFEDVKHVAIVESIKLWSIASPICFGILCNYAINTFTNIFVGHLGNLELTSVSISLSVISNFSFGFMLGMASALETLCGQAFGAGQVEMLGIYMQRSILILFGSCFLILPLYLYSAPILILLGQERDIAELAGVFTIQSIPQLFSLAINFPAQKFLQAQSKVGILAWLGFIFLIIHILTLILFIKVLGWGTAGAAAAYDISAWGIALAQMVYVVGWCNEGWKGLSWLAFKDLWGFMKLSFASAIMLCLEVWYFMTLIVLTGHLDNPVIAIGSLSICMNVNGWEGILFIGVNAAVSVRVSNALGSGHPRAAKYSVVVTVVESLIIGVVSACIILVTKDHFAIIFTDSIEMQKAVSTLAPLLGITMILNSVQPVLSGVAVGGGWQGLVAYINLFCYYIMGLPLGFYLGYKGGYRVQGIWVGMICGTVLQTAILIYIICKTNWNKEVEQASERMKQWTGQESEMSNM, encoded by the exons CACCATTTTACTGTAAAGCTTGCCGCCGCGTGAATCGTCTCCTCAACATCTTGTCGCAGCCCCagatttatttttcactcccttttaaaatcaaacaa GAAACTGCGAAAATAGGTacagaaaatgaagaaaacactACAGGGGGAAGCAATAGCTTATCCTCtgttggaacaacacctgaaaGAACCACATCATCAAAGGGGGGAGAGACACCATTTATACAAGAAAATGTGTCCACTAATTCTACAGATACAACAGAGCTTCACCATGCTCCTGAAGGTCTTGTTGAGACCAATGTTGGAGATTATACAAAAGTAAATAACTTTGAAGATGTAAAACATGTAGCCATTGTTGAATCTATAAAGCTTTGGTCAATTGCAAGCCCTATTTGTTTTGGAATATTATGCAATTATGCAATTAATACCTtcacaaatatatttgttgGACATCTTGGAAATTTAGAACTCACATCAGTTTCAATCTCTTTGTCTGTCATTTCAAATTTCTCTTTTGGCTTCATG CTTGGCATGGCAAGTGCATTGGAGACACTATGTGGACAAGCATTTGGTGCAGGACAAGTAGAAATGCTTGGAATTTACATGCAACGttcaattttaatcttatttGGTTCATGTTTTTTAATCTTACCACTTTACCTTTATTCAGCACCAATCTTAATACTTCTTGGACAAGAACGTGATATAGCAGAGTTAGCTGGAGTATTCACAATTCAATCTATACCTCAGTTATTTTCATTAGCCATAAATTTTCCTGCACAAAAATTCTTACAAGCACAAAGCAAAGTTGGAATTTTGGCATGGTTGGGTTTCATATTCCTTATTATTCACATTCTGACTCTGATTCTTTTTATTAAAGTTCTTGGTTGGGGTACTGCTGGTGCTGCTGCAGCTTATGATATATCAGCTTGGGGAATAGCTTTGGCTCAAATGGTTTATGTTGTTGGTTGGTGTAACGAAGGTTGGAAGGGTTTGTCTTGGTTGGCTTTTAAGGATCTTTGGGGGTTTATGAAATTGTCTTTTGCTTCAGCTATTATGCTTTGTTTAGAGGTTTGGTATTTTATGACCTTGATTGTTCTCACTGGACACTTGGATAATCCAGTTATTGCTATTGGCTCACTTTCAATATG CATGAATGTAAATGGGTGGGAAGGCATATTGTTCATAGGAGTCAATGCAGCTGTCAG TGTAAGAGTTTCCAATGCACTTGGATCAGGACACCCAAGAGCTGCAAAATATTCTGTTGTTGTAACAGTTGTTGAATCCCTCATCATTGGAGTAGTATCTGCATGCATTATTCTAGTTACAAAAGACCACTTTGCTATCATTTTCACTGACAGTATAGAAATGCAAAAGGCAGTTTCTACATTAGCACCACTTCTTGGTATAACTATGATTCTAAATAGTGTTCAGCCAGTTTTATCAG GTGTTGCTGTAGGAGGAGGATGGCAGGGTTTGGTAGCTTACATTAAtctattttgttattatattatggGACTCCCTCTTGGATTTTATCTCGGTTACAAAGGGGGATATAGAGTACAG GGTATTTGGGTTGGAATGATATGTGGGACGGTTTTGCAGACAGCTATCTTGATATATATTATCTGTAAAACAAATTGGAACAAAGAG GTTGAACAAGCATCAGAAAGAATGAAGCAATGGACTGGACAAGAATCAGAAATGAGTAACATGTAG